A genomic segment from Salvia splendens isolate huo1 chromosome 13, SspV2, whole genome shotgun sequence encodes:
- the LOC121762802 gene encoding uncharacterized protein LOC121762802 isoform X1, protein MGELSSEIDVLAAEERADFGVARKASPPADPGLIKCLSAAGDAAELVLNCVHPTLDSEEKRRDVIDYVQQLVKSQLNCEVVPYGSVPLKTYLPDGDIDLTILKGPNAEESLPHDVLSLLEAQEKNEDTEYQVKDTQFIDAEVKLVKCFVQNIVVDLSFNQLGGLSTLCFLEQVDRLVGKNHVFKRSIILVKTWCYYESRILGAHHGLISTYALEILVLYIFHFFHSSLDSPLSVLYRFLDYYSQFDWDNYCISLKGPVHKASLPEIVVKMPEHRCNRLLLTEEFLNRSMELFSVPSRGLDANPKAFQPKHLNIIDPLKENNNLGRSVHRGNFFRIRSAFKYGAHKLGQILLRPTDEVGEEIRKFFSNTRARHEHQHQSGAGPLALEFSDEESLTASLSSPIELLSDDDMLGNSSISDFENGSVSDEQISILESSGELDRHSTKEDSPEMASEACDSADEAFVSRRKYGLATSYSHSRSDRQAYALSSSNGGSLPENHFHKLHYLASRSSAESGTSEDHQIGSACDSEKFGFNPWLKNREECVQMDNTFQWCMDNHEAACSCITGSNSTSKASITENRPIDFREIDSASAGGESETFNPLADLTGDYDSNIRSLLHAQLCHGFALSAASSKNPSSLPSNIQKKPWEVVRKSVILEEKEFPKIDIHFMPTDHIMYAGMDSTLLGSPRREGTAKARGLGTYFPNMSTYYMERPSNWRGRNNFPGNQNYHKYNHSNGSYPAVESHCSINGIRDVLPAQRGQRKRPDVTCQSPRSPGGGNPINGCIIEFGSIGNLAEVVLSSSTMGSETQGGRVAGQSIHLKNEDEFPPLCL, encoded by the exons ATGGGAGAGTTGAGCTCCGAAATCGACGTTTTAGCGGCGGAGGAGCGGGCGGATTTTGGCGTGGCGCGGAAGGCGTCTCCTCCGGCTGATCCGGGGTTGATTAAGTGTTTGTCTGCGGCGGGGGATGCGGCGGAACTGGTGCTGAATTGTGTACACCCCACACTCGACTCGGAGGAGAAGAGGAGAGACGTCATCGATTACGTTCAGCAGCTCGTCAAGAGTCAATTGAATTGCGAG GTTGTTCCCTATGGGTCAGTGCCTCTAAAGACGTACCTACCAGATGGTGATATTGATTTGACCATCCTAAAAGGTCCAAATGCGGAGGAATCTTTGCCCCATGACGTTCTCTCTCTTTTAGAGGCTCAAGAAAAGAATGAAGATACTGAGTACCAAGTAAAGGACACTCAGTTTATTGATGCTGAG GTCAAACTTGTGAAATGCTTTGTGCAGAACATTGTGGTTGATTTATCCTTCAATCAGCTAGGTGGACTTTCAACGCTCTGTTTTCTTGAGCAG GTGGATCGTCTTGTTGGGAAAAATCACGTCTTTAAACGCAGCATTATCCTGGTTAAGACTTGGTGCTATTATGAGAGTCGTATACTTGGGGCACACCATGGTTTAATTTCGACATATGCTTTGGAAATTCTTGTCTTATACATATTCCATTTCTTCCATTCATCGCTAGACAGCCCTTTGTCG GTCCTCTATAGATTTCTGGATTACTACAGTCAGTTTGACTGGGATAATTATTGCATCAGTTTAAAAGGTCCAGTTCATAAAGCATCCCTGCCTGAAATAGTTG TGAAGATGCCCGAACACCGGTGCAACCGTCTGCTGCTTACTGAAGAATTCTTGAACAGGTCCATGGAACTGTTTTCAGTTCCATCCAGGGGACTTGATGCAAACCCGAAAGCATTTCAACCAAAACATCTGAATATTATCGACCCACTGAAGGAAAACAATAATCTTGGGCGCAGTGTACACAGAG GAAATTTTTTCCGCATAAGGAGTGCATTTAAGTATGGTGCTCACAAGCTCGGTCAGATTCTTTTACGCCCAACAGATGAAGTTGGGGAGGAGATCCGTAAGTTTTTCTCAAATACCCGTGCAAGACATGAGCATCAACATCAAAGTGGCGCTGGACCCTTGGCCCTAGAATTTAGTGATGAAGAGTCGTTGACTGCATCTTTATCATCCCCGATTGAACTTTTATCTGATGATGACATGCTTGGAAATTCTTCCATCAGTGATTTTGAGAATGGAAGTGTCTCTGATGAACAGATATCTATATTAGAGTCTAGTGGTGAGCTAGACAGGCACTCGACGAAGGAAGATTCACCTGAGATGGCATCGGAAGCTTGCGATTCTGCTGATGAGGCTTTTGTTTCAAGGAGGAAGTATGGCCTCGCAACATCTTATTCACATTCAAGGAGTGACAGGCAAGCTTATGCATTAAGCTCCAGTAATGGCGGATCTTTGCCTGAGAATCATTTCCATAAACTGCATTATCTTGCCTCAAGATCATCTGCAGAAAGTGGAACCTCAGAGGATCACCAAATCGGTTCAGCATGTGATTCGGAGAAGTTTGGCTTCAATCCCTGGCTGAAGAACAGAGAAGAATGCGTTCAAATGGATAACACATTTCAATGGTGTATGGACAACCATGAAGCTGCCTGCAGCTGCATTACTGGTTCTAATTCGACTTCAAAGGCAAGCATTACTGAAAATCGACCTATTGATTTTAGAGAAATTGACTCTGCAAGCGCGGGAGGCGAATCAGAAACTTTCAATCCACTAGCTGATCTAACTGGAGATTACGACAGCAACATTAGGAGCTTGCTTCATGCTCAACTCTGCCATGGGTTTGCGTTATCTGCAGCATCTTCCAAGAATCCTTCATCACTGCCTTCAAATATCCAAAAGAAGCCATGGGAAGTTGTTCGTAAATCAGTAATACTCGAGGAGAAAGAGTTCCCGAAAATTGATATACACTTCATGCCCACGGACCACATTATGTATGCTGGCATGGATTCTACCTTACTTGGTTCTCCGCGTCGTGAAGGGACAGCGAAAGCTCGAGGACTTGGCACCTACTTCCCGAATATG AGTACTTACTACATGGAGAGGCCTTCCAATTGGAGGGGAAGGAATAACTTTCCAGGCAACCAAAACTACCACAAATACAACCATAGTAACGGCTCATACCCAGCTGTCGAGTCACATTGTTCCATAAATGGCATCCGTGATGTGCTACCTGCACAAAGAGGACAAAGAAAGAGGCCAGATGTAACGTGCCAATCTCCTCGTTCACCTGGAGGTGGGAATCCGATCAATGGGTGCATAATCGAGTTTGGTTCCATTGGGAACCTTGCAGAAGTGGTCTTATCAAGCTCAACTATGGGCTCGGAAACACAGGGAGGAAG GGTTGCAGGGCAGTCGATCCACCTGAAGAATGAAGACGAGTTCCCTCCTCTGTGCCTATGA
- the LOC121762802 gene encoding uncharacterized protein LOC121762802 isoform X2: MWSYAKENIGKLECYFSFLLACCSTHFPVQLFQVYAQLYKVDRLVGKNHVFKRSIILVKTWCYYESRILGAHHGLISTYALEILVLYIFHFFHSSLDSPLSVLYRFLDYYSQFDWDNYCISLKGPVHKASLPEIVVKMPEHRCNRLLLTEEFLNRSMELFSVPSRGLDANPKAFQPKHLNIIDPLKENNNLGRSVHRGNFFRIRSAFKYGAHKLGQILLRPTDEVGEEIRKFFSNTRARHEHQHQSGAGPLALEFSDEESLTASLSSPIELLSDDDMLGNSSISDFENGSVSDEQISILESSGELDRHSTKEDSPEMASEACDSADEAFVSRRKYGLATSYSHSRSDRQAYALSSSNGGSLPENHFHKLHYLASRSSAESGTSEDHQIGSACDSEKFGFNPWLKNREECVQMDNTFQWCMDNHEAACSCITGSNSTSKASITENRPIDFREIDSASAGGESETFNPLADLTGDYDSNIRSLLHAQLCHGFALSAASSKNPSSLPSNIQKKPWEVVRKSVILEEKEFPKIDIHFMPTDHIMYAGMDSTLLGSPRREGTAKARGLGTYFPNMSTYYMERPSNWRGRNNFPGNQNYHKYNHSNGSYPAVESHCSINGIRDVLPAQRGQRKRPDVTCQSPRSPGGGNPINGCIIEFGSIGNLAEVVLSSSTMGSETQGGRVAGQSIHLKNEDEFPPLCL; the protein is encoded by the exons ATGTGGTCATATGCAAAGGAGAATATTGGAAAACTGGAGTGTTATTTCAGCTTTCTTTTAGCTTGTTGTTCCACGCATTTTCCAGTTCAACTCTTTCAAGTCTATGCACAATTGTACAAG GTGGATCGTCTTGTTGGGAAAAATCACGTCTTTAAACGCAGCATTATCCTGGTTAAGACTTGGTGCTATTATGAGAGTCGTATACTTGGGGCACACCATGGTTTAATTTCGACATATGCTTTGGAAATTCTTGTCTTATACATATTCCATTTCTTCCATTCATCGCTAGACAGCCCTTTGTCG GTCCTCTATAGATTTCTGGATTACTACAGTCAGTTTGACTGGGATAATTATTGCATCAGTTTAAAAGGTCCAGTTCATAAAGCATCCCTGCCTGAAATAGTTG TGAAGATGCCCGAACACCGGTGCAACCGTCTGCTGCTTACTGAAGAATTCTTGAACAGGTCCATGGAACTGTTTTCAGTTCCATCCAGGGGACTTGATGCAAACCCGAAAGCATTTCAACCAAAACATCTGAATATTATCGACCCACTGAAGGAAAACAATAATCTTGGGCGCAGTGTACACAGAG GAAATTTTTTCCGCATAAGGAGTGCATTTAAGTATGGTGCTCACAAGCTCGGTCAGATTCTTTTACGCCCAACAGATGAAGTTGGGGAGGAGATCCGTAAGTTTTTCTCAAATACCCGTGCAAGACATGAGCATCAACATCAAAGTGGCGCTGGACCCTTGGCCCTAGAATTTAGTGATGAAGAGTCGTTGACTGCATCTTTATCATCCCCGATTGAACTTTTATCTGATGATGACATGCTTGGAAATTCTTCCATCAGTGATTTTGAGAATGGAAGTGTCTCTGATGAACAGATATCTATATTAGAGTCTAGTGGTGAGCTAGACAGGCACTCGACGAAGGAAGATTCACCTGAGATGGCATCGGAAGCTTGCGATTCTGCTGATGAGGCTTTTGTTTCAAGGAGGAAGTATGGCCTCGCAACATCTTATTCACATTCAAGGAGTGACAGGCAAGCTTATGCATTAAGCTCCAGTAATGGCGGATCTTTGCCTGAGAATCATTTCCATAAACTGCATTATCTTGCCTCAAGATCATCTGCAGAAAGTGGAACCTCAGAGGATCACCAAATCGGTTCAGCATGTGATTCGGAGAAGTTTGGCTTCAATCCCTGGCTGAAGAACAGAGAAGAATGCGTTCAAATGGATAACACATTTCAATGGTGTATGGACAACCATGAAGCTGCCTGCAGCTGCATTACTGGTTCTAATTCGACTTCAAAGGCAAGCATTACTGAAAATCGACCTATTGATTTTAGAGAAATTGACTCTGCAAGCGCGGGAGGCGAATCAGAAACTTTCAATCCACTAGCTGATCTAACTGGAGATTACGACAGCAACATTAGGAGCTTGCTTCATGCTCAACTCTGCCATGGGTTTGCGTTATCTGCAGCATCTTCCAAGAATCCTTCATCACTGCCTTCAAATATCCAAAAGAAGCCATGGGAAGTTGTTCGTAAATCAGTAATACTCGAGGAGAAAGAGTTCCCGAAAATTGATATACACTTCATGCCCACGGACCACATTATGTATGCTGGCATGGATTCTACCTTACTTGGTTCTCCGCGTCGTGAAGGGACAGCGAAAGCTCGAGGACTTGGCACCTACTTCCCGAATATG AGTACTTACTACATGGAGAGGCCTTCCAATTGGAGGGGAAGGAATAACTTTCCAGGCAACCAAAACTACCACAAATACAACCATAGTAACGGCTCATACCCAGCTGTCGAGTCACATTGTTCCATAAATGGCATCCGTGATGTGCTACCTGCACAAAGAGGACAAAGAAAGAGGCCAGATGTAACGTGCCAATCTCCTCGTTCACCTGGAGGTGGGAATCCGATCAATGGGTGCATAATCGAGTTTGGTTCCATTGGGAACCTTGCAGAAGTGGTCTTATCAAGCTCAACTATGGGCTCGGAAACACAGGGAGGAAG GGTTGCAGGGCAGTCGATCCACCTGAAGAATGAAGACGAGTTCCCTCCTCTGTGCCTATGA
- the LOC121761867 gene encoding probable serine/threonine-protein kinase WNK4 — translation MYKARFGEHGHESMEEQPYVETDPSGRYGRLKEVLGKGAMKTVYKAIDEMLGMEVAWNQIRLVDLLQSSEDLERLYSEVHLLSTLNHVSIIRFYTSWIDVKNRTFNFITEMFTSGTLREYRAKYKRVNIRAIKIWSRQILEGLVYLHNHDPPVIHRDLKCDNIFVNGHLGEVKIGDLGLAAVLRGRAHSVIGTPEFMAPELYEENYNELVDVYSYGMCILEMITSEYPYSECTSPAQIYKKVISGNKPRAFYKVQDLDAQRFIGKCLETASKRLSAKELMLDPFLAVDQADDRSDSSIGCQKPFLNNKIALEHLELNDDDAPRTNMTITGKLNHEDGDIILKVQIADKEGAVRNVFFPFDIVSDTPIDVANEMVKELEIMDWRPSEIANMIDGEISGLIPDWKAENPHSAHLHVLNYQEDDYDHQNLFSPSSSSQVSALGSIASHRTAEAKPNWIQGDFFDETSSQSSTHSEKYSNWAYYSADEHEHEHVVSPNSRFYPGKKSAMGVKYSVETPRLTRNRSLVDTRSQLLHRSLVDEVNRRRLFKTVDAVENIGFRSPYEGLSKTPKTLNGAYQVRLTDHAKRQEQRARRG, via the exons ATGTATAAAGCAAGATTCGGTGAGCATGGCCATGAATCCATGGAGGAGCAACCCTACGTTGAAACTGATCCCAGCGGTCGTTATGGTCGA CTGAAGGAGGTGTTGGGGAAGGGCGCGATGAAGACGGTGTACAAGGCAATTGATGAGATGCTCGGGATGGAGGTAGCCTGGAACCAAATCAGGCTCGTCGACTTGCTTCAATCCTCAGAGGACTTGGAGCGTCTCTACTCCGAGGTTCACCTTCTCAGCACCCTCAATCACGTCTCAATCATCCGATTCTACACTTCTTGGATTGATGTCAAGAAcagaactttcaattttatcacCGAAATGTTCACATCCGGGACCCTGAGAGA GTATAGGGCGAAGTATAAAAGAGTGAACATCCGGGCTATAAAGATATGGTCTCGACAAATACTTGAAGGCCTTGTATATCTGCACAATCACGATCCTCCAGTGATACACAGAGACCTCAAGTGTGACAACATATTCGTTAATGGTCACCTCGGAGAAGTGAAGATCGGTGATCTTGGATTGGCAGCAGTTCTCCGAGGTAGAGCACACAGTGTTATAG GTACGCCTGAGTTCATGGCACCCGAGTTGTATGAAGAGAACTACAATGAGCTCGTCGATGTGTACTCGTATGGAATGTGCATCTTGGAGATGATTACTTCTGAGTATCCATATAGTGAATGCACCAGTCCTGCTCAGATATACAAGAAAGTGATATCA GGTAATAAGCCAAGGGCATTCTACAAAGTTCAAGACTTGGATGCACAGAGATTCATTGGGAAATGTTTGGAGACTGCATCAAAGAGGCTTTCAGCGAAGGAGCTGATGCTCGACCCGTTCCTTGCTGTTGATCAAGCTGATGATCGTTCTGACTCAAGCATCGGGTGCCAAAAGCCTTTCTTGAACAACAAGATCGCACTCGAGCATCTGGAGCTGAACGATGATGATGCTCCGAGAACTAACATGACGATCACTGGAAAGTTAAACCATGAGGATGGCGACATCATTCTCAAAGTGCAGATTGCTGATAAAGAAG GTGCTGTACGGAATGTTTTCTTTCCCTTTGATATCGTGAGTGATACCCCAATTGATGTGGCAAATGAGATGGTGAAGGAGCTCGAGATTATGGACTGGCGGCCATCAGAGATAGCCAACATGATTGACGGGGAGATCTCGGGTCTTATTCCGGATTGGAAGGCTGAGAATCCTCATTCAGCTCATCTTCATGTACTGAACTATCAAGAAGATGATTATGATCACCAAAACCTTTTCTCACCATCCTCGTCTTCCCAAGTGTCCGCCTTGGGCTCTATTGCGTCTCACAGGACAGCTGAGGCGAAGCCTAACTGGATACAAG GTGACTTTTTTGATGAGACCAGTTCCCAGAGCTCCACGCATTCTGAGAAGTATTCTAACTGGGCTTACTACTCTGCAGatgaacacgaacacgaacatgTAGTAAGCCCAAATTCAAGGTTCTATCCCGGAAAAAAATCAGCCATGGGGGTAAAATACTCCGTGGAAACCCCTAGGCTTACTAGGAATCGGTCTTTAGTAGATACTCGAAGCCAGCTGCTGCACCGGTCACTAGTGGACGAGGTTAACAGAAGGCGACTGTTCAAGACCGTTGACGCAGTAGAGAATATAGGATTCCGATCTCCTTATGAAGGTTTGAGTAAAACCCCAAAAACACTCAATGGCGCTTATCAGGTTAGGCTCACGGATCATGCTAAAAGACAAGAACAGAGAGCACGGAGAGGCTAA